The DNA segment ACCGCGTCGTCAAAAGTGCCGGCGGCAGCGGTCGGGATGCCGTATTTCTCCATGAATTGTTGCGAGAAAACTTTCGACGCCTCAAACTGCGCGGCCTTTTGGTTCACGCCCCAAATTTTCAAACCGTGCTGCTGGAACAAATCCACGACGCCCAGCGCAAGCGGATTGTCCGGTCCGACCACGGTGAAATCAACCCGCTGCTCCTGCGCGAACGCCAGCAATCGGGGCAGATCCTCCGCGCCGAGATTGACCGCTTCCACCGCGCGATCGCTCGCGGCGAGGCGCTCCAACGCGACGCCCGCGTTCCCCGGGGCGCACCACATCCGCGTGACGTGAGGTGATTGGGCGAGTTTCCAAACCAAGGCGTGTTCACGACCGCCCGAACCGATGACCAGAAGTTTCATGGTGGCGCAGATTGAAGCAGTCGCCCGCGTGGAGTTCAAGACCCAGACGCGCCTTCGATTAGATTTTCCCATTCTGATTGCGAAATAACTTGTGACGCCGCCAGCCCCCCCAGCATGCTGGCGACATCGGCAATCAATGCGGGATTTTACCAAGTCATCCGCCCCCCACCGCAAGCAGAGTGACGGTCAGAAATCGGGGTTGCTCATAGAGCCAAAATTCATGGATAAATTTACCGCTGTATTCGCGGCCAAATGCATCATTGGTCGCGTCATCGTGCCAAGCAATTGGTCGCCACTCTGGGATCGTCTCCGCCGACCCAAAATCCGGGGCAAATCCGCGGATGACGCCCAACTCAAACTCTACGGCCAGCTCCTGCCGAACGGTTTTCTGAATTACGGCTACAGCGACGATCCGACCCGCCCGCCCGAACGAATGTGCGTTTATGACATTGAACAAGCCCAACTGCGTTACGCCACCCGGCTCGCGGACCTGATTGTGGATCGGGAGACTGGCATCCTTGATTCCGGTTGCGGCATGGGCGGTTTGACCGCAGTGCTGCTGCAACGCGGCTTGAAGCCCACCGCGTTGACGCCCAATCGCACCCAGATCAAACACATCCGTTCGACTTACCCGCAAGTGCCGTTGCTCGAAGGCAAGCTGGAACAAATCCCGTTGCCCGAAAGCCGGCACGCCTTTGGCACGATTATCACCTCGGAATCCTTTCAATACGTCAACCTGGCCCAAGGACTGGCGGTCATTGACCAGATTCTTCGTCCCGGCGGCCGCTGGATTTTGTGCGACTATTTCCGCAGCGCCACCAGCACGCACCGCTCCGGGCATCAATGGAGCGAATTCACCACGGCGTTACAACAAAACGGCTGGCGCATCACCCATCACGAAGACATCACCGCCAATGTGTTGCCCACCATCGCCTTTGTTCACATGTGGGCCCAACGGGTGGGCCTGCCCGTGGCGCAATTCGCCACCGACCGTTTGGAACGCAAACGCCCCGCCCTGCACTACGTCCTGCAAGACTTGATCCTCAAGGCACGCGAACAACTCCAGGGCCACCTGGACATCGTGGATCCGATTATCTTTGCCCGGGAAAAGAAATATCTGACGCTGGTGATTGAACGGATCCGCGATGCGCGTTGAACGAGGCCACCGCGTCCAAGTCACATCATTCCACCAATTCGGGCTTCCAAACGAGCGCCATAATTATGGAAGTAAAATCATCGTAGTATTCAATCGCGTGTTGATTGCAGTAAGCGAGGCGCAAACGCCGGACTTTTCGCAACAAGGGCAGGTCTTCCTCCTTCAAAACAACGACCGCATCCCTTTCTCCGTCGG comes from the Verrucomicrobiia bacterium genome and includes:
- a CDS encoding methyltransferase domain-containing protein, which translates into the protein MDKFTAVFAAKCIIGRVIVPSNWSPLWDRLRRPKIRGKSADDAQLKLYGQLLPNGFLNYGYSDDPTRPPERMCVYDIEQAQLRYATRLADLIVDRETGILDSGCGMGGLTAVLLQRGLKPTALTPNRTQIKHIRSTYPQVPLLEGKLEQIPLPESRHAFGTIITSESFQYVNLAQGLAVIDQILRPGGRWILCDYFRSATSTHRSGHQWSEFTTALQQNGWRITHHEDITANVLPTIAFVHMWAQRVGLPVAQFATDRLERKRPALHYVLQDLILKAREQLQGHLDIVDPIIFAREKKYLTLVIERIRDAR